In one Triplophysa rosa linkage group LG13, Trosa_1v2, whole genome shotgun sequence genomic region, the following are encoded:
- the kcnip1a gene encoding Kv channel-interacting protein 1, with product MGAVVGTLAMQTRQRRPSRDKLDDELELSVVCHRPEGLEQLQAQTSFSKKELQVLYRGFKNECPSGVVNEETFKQIYSQFFPQGDASTYAHYLFNAFDSSHNGSIKFEDFVTALSILLRGSTTEKLQWTFNLYDINQDGYINKEEMTHIVKAIYDMMGRFTYPALKTDTTKQHVDAFFQKMDKNRDGVVTLDEFILSCQEDENIMRSLQLFENVI from the exons ATGGGGGCGGTTGTTGGCACATTGGCTATGCAGACGAGACAGCGGCGACCATCAAGAG aTAAACTAGATGATGAATTGGAGTTGTCGGTAGTTTGTCATCGTCCTGAAGGATTGGAGCAACTACAGGCACAAACTAGCTTCAGCAAGAAAGAACTACAAGTGCTGTACAGGGGCTTTAAAAAC GAATGTCCCAGTGGAGTCGTGAATGAGGAGACCTTCAAACAAATCTACTCACAGTTCTTTCCTCAAGGAG ATGCCAGCACATACGCACATTACCTGTTCAACGCTTTTGACTCCTCCCACAATGGATCCATCAAATTTGAG gaCTTTGTGACCGCTCTGTCCATCTTACTGAGAGGCTCAACAACAGAGAAGTTACAGTGGACCTTTAATCTATACGACATCAACCAAGATGGTTACATTAATAAAGAG gaaaTGACGCATATAGTGAAAGCCATTTATGATATGATGGGCCGTTTTACATATCCTGCCCTGAAGACTGACACCACCAAACAACACGTGGATGCTTTCTTTCAG AAAATGGACAAGAATAGAGACGGAGTGGTCACACTGGATGAGTTTATCCTCTCTTGTCAAGAG GATGAAAACATCATGCGATCATTGCAGCTCTTTGAGAATGTCATATAG